In Triticum aestivum cultivar Chinese Spring chromosome 5B, IWGSC CS RefSeq v2.1, whole genome shotgun sequence, the following proteins share a genomic window:
- the LOC543182 gene encoding zinc finger protein 1, giving the protein MSSSAMEALHALIPEQHQLDVEAAAAVSSATSGEESGHVLQGWAKRKRSRRQRSEEENLALCLLMLSRGGKQRVQAPQPESFAAPVPAEFKCSVCGKSFSSYQALGGHKTSHRVKQPSPPSDAAAAPLVALPAVAAILPSAEPATSSTAASSDGATNRVHRCSICQKEFPTGQALGGHKRKHYDGGVGAAASSTELLAAAAAESEVGSTGNGSSAARAFDLNIPAVPEFVWRPCAKGKMMWEDDEEVQSPLAFKKPRLLTA; this is encoded by the coding sequence ATGTCGTCGTCGGCCATGGAAGCGCTCCACGCCCTGATCCCGGAGCAGCACCAGCTGGACGTTGAGGCGGCTGCGGCTGTCAGCAGCGCCACCAGCGGCGAGGAGAGCGGCCACGTGCTGCAGGGGTGGGCCAAGAGGAAGCGATCGCGCCGCCAGCGCTCCGAGGAGGAGAACCTCGCGCTCTGCCTCCTCATGCTCTCGCGCGGCGGCAAGCAGCGTGTTCAGGCGCCGCAGCCGGAGTCGTTCGCTGCGCCGGTGCCTGCCGAGTTCAAGTGCTCCGTCTGCGGCAAGTCCTTCAGCTCCTACCAGGCGCTCGGAGGCCACAAGACGAGCCACCGGGTGAAGCAGCCGTCTCCTCCCTCTGATGCCGCTGCTGCCCCACTCGTGGCCCTCCCGGCCGTCGCCGCCATCCTGCCGTCCGCCGAGCCGGCCACGTCGTCCACCGCCGCGTCCTCCGACGGCGCGACCAACAGAGTCCACAGGTGCTCCATCTGCCAAAAGGAGTTCCCGACTGGGCAGGCGCTCGGCGGGCACAAGAGGAAGCACTACGACGGAGGCGTGGGCGCCGCCGCCTCGTCGACCGAGCTTCTGGCCGCCGCGGCCGCCGAGTCTGAGGTGGGGAGCACCGGCAACGGGAGCTCCGCCGCCCGGGCCTTCGACCTGAACATTCCGGCCGTGCCGGAGTTCGTGTGGAGGCCGTGCGCCAAGGGCAAGATGATGTGGGAGGACGATGAGGAGGTGCAGAGCCCCCTCGCCTTCAAGAAGCCTCGGCTTCTCACCGCTTGA